A window of the Eubalaena glacialis isolate mEubGla1 chromosome 9, mEubGla1.1.hap2.+ XY, whole genome shotgun sequence genome harbors these coding sequences:
- the LINGO2 gene encoding leucine-rich repeat and immunoglobulin-like domain-containing nogo receptor-interacting protein 2: MLHTALSCWQPFLGLAVVLIFMGSTIGCPARCECSAQNKSVSCHRRRLIAIPEGIPIETKILDLSKNRLKSVNPEEFISYPLLEEIDLSDNIIANVEPGAFNNLFNLRSLRLKGNRLKLVPLGVFTGLANLTKLDISENKIVILLDYMFQDLHNLKSLEVGDNDLVYISHRAFSGLLSLEQLTLEKCNLTAVPTEALSHLRSLISLHLKHLNINNMPVYAFKRLFHLKHLEIDYWPLLDMMPANSLYGLNLTSLSITNTNLSTVPFLAFKHLVYLTHLNLSYNPISTIEAGMFSDLIRLQELHIVGAQLRTIEPHSFQGLRFLRVLNVSQNLLETLEENVFSSPRALEVLSINNNPLACDCRLLWILQRHPTLQFGGQQPMCAGPDTIRERSFKDFHSTALSFYFTCKKPKIREKKLQHLLVDEGQTVQLECNADGDPQPVISWVTPRRRFITTKSNGRATVLGDGTLEIRFAQDQDSGMYVCIASNAAGNDTFTASLTVKGFTSDRFLYANRTPMYMTDSNDTVSNGTNANTFSLDLKTILVSTAMGCFTFLGVVLFCFLLLFVWSRGKGKHKNSIDLEYVPRKSNGAVVEGEVAGPRRFNMKMI; the protein is encoded by the coding sequence ATGCTTCACACGGCCTTATCATGTTGGCAGCCATTCCTGGGTCTGGCTGTGGTCTTAATCTTCATGGGATCCACCATTGGCTGCCCTGCTCGCTGCGAGTGCTCAGCCCAGAACAAATCTGTTAGCTGCCACCGAAGGAGATTGATCGCCATCCCAGAGGGCATTCCCATCGAGACCAAAATCTTGGACCTCAGCAAGAACAGGCTGAAAAGTGTCAACCCTGAAGAATTCATCTCATACCCTCTGCTGGAGGAGATAGACTTGAGTGACAACATCATCGCCAATGTGGAGCCAGGAGCATTTAACAACCTCTTCAACCTGCGTTCCCTCCGCCTGAAGGGCAATCGCCTGAAGTTGGTCCCTCTGGGGGTCTTCACGGGCCTCGCCAACCTCACCAAGCTTGACATTAGTGAGAATAAGATTGTCATTTTACTGGACTACATGTTCCAGGATTTGCATAACCTGAAGTCTCTAGAAGTGGGGGATAATGATTTGGTTTATATATCACATAGGGCCTTCAGTGGGCTGCTTAGCTTGGAGCAGCTCACCCTGGAGAAATGCAACCTAACAGCGGTACCAACAGAAGCCCTCTCCCATCTCCGCAGCCTCATCAGCCTGCATCTGAAGCATCTCAATATCAACAACATGCCCGTGTATGCCTTTAAAAGACTGTTCCACCTGAAACATCTAGAGATTGACTATTGGCCTTTACTGGATATGATGCCTGCCAATAGCCTCTATGGTCTCAACCTCACATCCCTCTCAATCACCAACACCAACCTGTCCACTGTACCCTTCCTTGCCTTTAAACACCTGGTCTATCTGACCCACCTTAACCTCTCCTACAATCCCATCAGCACTATCGAAGCAGGCATGTTCTCGGACCTGATCCGCCTTCAGGAGCTTCATATAGTGGGGGCCCAGCTCCGCACCATTGAGCCTCACTCCTTCCAAGGGCTCCGCTTCCTTCGTGTGCTCAATGTGTCTCAGAACCTACTGGAAACTTTGGAAGAGAATGTCTTCTCCTCCCCTAGGGCTTTGGAGGTCCTGAGTATTAATAACAACCCACTGGCCTGTGACTGCCGCCTTCTCTGGATCCTGCAGCGTCACCCCACCCTGCAGTTCGGTGGCCAGCAGCCCATGTGTGCTGGCCCAGACACCATTCGTGAGAGGTCATTCAAGGATTTCCATAGCACTgccctttctttttactttacctGCAAAAAACCCAAAATCCGTGAAAAGAAGTTGCAGCATCTGCTAGTGGATGAGGGGCAGACGGTCCAGCTAGAATGCAATGCTGATGGAGACCCACAGCCTGTGATTTCCTGGGTGACACCTCGAAGGCGTTTCATCACCACCAAGTCCAATGGAAGAGCCACTGTGTTGGGCGATGGCACCTTGGAAATCCGTTTTGCCCAGGATCAAGATAGCGGGATGTATGTTTGCATCGCTAGCAACGCCGCTGGGAATGACACCTTCACAGCCTCCTTAACTGTGAAAGGATTCACTTCAGACCGCTTCCTTTATGCAAACAGGACCCCTATGTACATGACTGACTCCAATGACACCGTTTCCAATGGCACCAATGCCAATACTTTTTCCCTGGACCTGAAAACAATACTGGTGTCTACAGCCATGGGCTGTTTCACATTCCTGGgagtggttttattttgttttctcctcctttttgTGTGGAGCCGAGGGAAAGGCAAACACAAAAACAGCATTGACCTAGAGTATGTGCCCCGAAAAAGCAATGGTGCTGTTGTGGAAGGGGAGGTGGCTGGACCCAGGAGGTTCAACATGAAAATGATTTGA